One region of Nothobranchius furzeri strain GRZ-AD chromosome 16, NfurGRZ-RIMD1, whole genome shotgun sequence genomic DNA includes:
- the sstr2a gene encoding somatostatin receptor type 2 produces MALDQWSFFPPSPNISIPEPFLYDIQGNDSYPNDTDQEPKEHQDKTSSVVITFIYFMVCAVGLCGNTLVIYVILRYAKMKTVTNIYILNLAVADVLCMMCLPFIALQLALVHWPFGEALCRVIMTVDSLNQFTSIFCLMVMSIDRYLAVVHPIRSTKWRKPRVARLINLTVWGVSLLVILPTMIFSGLDKVPVCGIVWPEPQEVYYKAFIFYTFFVGFFLPLSVICLCYLLIIFKVKSSGMRVGSSKRKRSERKVTRMVSIVVAVFILCWLPFYIFNVTSVTGSINPTSAVKSTFDFVVVLGYANSCANPILYAFLSDNFKKSFQNVLCLKKVAGLDEVERSDSRADRSRMVNEAMLINANLETHNAALLNGELQTSI; encoded by the exons ATGGCCTTAGACCAGTGGTCCTTCTTCCCACCTTCACCTAACATCTCcatccccgagcccttcctgtatGACATCCAAGGAAATGATTCATACCCGAATGACACCGACCAAGAGCCCAAAGAACACCAGGACAAGACCAGCTCAGTGGTCATCACCTTCATTTACTTCATGGTGTGTGCTGTTGGACTGTGTGGCAACACCCTGGTCATCTACGTAATCCTGCGCTACGCCAAAATGAAGACGGTGACCAACATCTACATTCTGAACCTGGCGGTGGCGGATGTTTTGTGCATGATGTGCCTGCCATTCATCGCTTTGCAGCTGGCGCTGGTCCACTGGCCCTTTGGAGAAGCTCTGTGCAGGGTGATCATGACTGTAG ACTCTCTCAATCAGTTCACCAGCATCTTCTGTCTAATGGTGATGAGCATCGATCGATACCTGGCCGTAGTCCACCCCATTAGGTCTACAAAATGGCGGAAGCCCCGTGTAGCTAGACTAATTAACCTCACAGTATGGGGTGTGTCACTGCTGGTCATCCTGCCCACTATGATCTTCAGTGGCCTGGACAAGGTGCCGGTGTGTGGAATAGTGTGGCCAGAGCCCCAGGAGGTCTACTACAAAGCCTTTATATTCTATACCTTCTTCGTTGGATTCTTCCTGCCACTGTCAGTGATATGCTTGTGCTATCTGCTCATCATTTTCAAG GTGAAATCTTCTGGGATGCGCGTGGGTTCATCAAAGCGCAAGCGCTCGGAGCGTAAGGTGACACGGATGGTGTCCATCGTGGTGGCCGTGTTCATCCTGTGCTGGCTGCCTTTCTACATTTTCAACGTCACCTCTGTCACCGGCTCCATCAACCCCACGTCCGCCGTGAAGAGCACGTTCGACTTCGTGGTGGTGCTCGGCTACGCCAACAGCTGCGCCAACCCGATCCTGTACGCCTTCCTGTCTGACAATTTCAAGAAGAGCTTTCAGAATGTCCTGTGCCTGAAAAAGGTGGCGGGTTTGGACGAGGTGGAGCGCAGCGACAGCAGGGCGGACAGGAGCAGGATGGTAAACGAAGCCATGCTCATCAACGCCAACCTGGAGACTCACAATGCTGCCTTGCTCAATGGCGAGCTGCAGACCAGCATTTGA